A single genomic interval of Aedes aegypti strain LVP_AGWG chromosome 1, AaegL5.0 Primary Assembly, whole genome shotgun sequence harbors:
- the LOC5565138 gene encoding uncharacterized protein LOC5565138, whose amino-acid sequence MFTVSNLALARLGVRSVLLTNARPLQTAVVDLAARKGTREKARKAKVKKVVEKVGFIRHDMRNKGKLNLNQTNKHIDDSWKQDPVDNCWVSKYYKWRVYTVEEAIQCHRETHHPTMINLPNAPLLAQVELNMQAEKITRFVDNFQRMVAIPHKFDHGENRNIIVFAKGQENLKEASDAGATLVGGVELIKEIQNGDLQVSEYPFVLAHPNILPDLVVIRGLLKRNKFPNPRQGTLEVELADMVKRYSNGIQYSAEKDENQKDYGQIVACVGTLQMDAKQLEENLAILLKDINTMRPKREGKFITRVLLKSPPSGEVLKIDSFLYVPAEGKAAAKKGKAGEEEAAEESDEEDEQKASASN is encoded by the exons ATGTTCACCGTCAGTAACTTGGCACTGGCCAGGCTGGGAGTGCGTTCAGTGCTGCTGACGAACGCCCGGCCACTGCAAACCGCCGTCGTCGATTTGGCCGCTCGAAAGGGAACCCGTGAGAAGGCTCGCAAGGCCAAAGTCAAAAAAGTGGTGGAAAAGGTCGGATTCATCCGGCACGATATGCGGAACAAGGGCAA GCTCAATTTGAACCAGACCAACAAGCACATCGACGATAGCTGGAAGCAGGATCCCGTGGACAACTGCTGGGTCAGTAAGTACTACAAGTGGCGGGTTTACACGGTGGAGGAAGCTATCCAGTGCCACCGGGAGACGCACCATCCGACGATGATCAATCTGCCGAATGCGCCCCTGCTGGCCCAGGTGGAGCTCAATATGCAGGCGGAGAAGATCACCCGCTTTGTGGATAACTTCCAACGGATGGTGGCCATTCCGCACAAGTTTGACCACGGTGAGAACCGGAACATTATCGTGTTCGCCAAGGGACAGGAAAATCTGAAGGAGGCCAGCGATGCTGGTGCTACCCTTGTAGGCGGAGTTGAGCTCATCAAGGAGATTCAAAACGGCGACCTACAAGTTTCGGAATATCCCTTTGTCTTAGCCCATCCCAACATCCTGCCGGATTTGGTGGTGATTCGGGGGCTTCTGAAGAGGAACAAATTCCCCAATCCCCGCCAGGGAACGCTGGAAGTGGAACTGGCCGATATGGTCAAACGGTACTCGAACGGAATCCAGTACTCGGCCGAGAAGGACGAAAACCAGAAAGACTATGGACAGATTGTCGCTTGCGTCGGAACGTTGCAGATGGACGCGAAACAACTGGAGGAGAATCTGGCCATTTTGCTGAAGGACATCAACACGATGAGACCGAAGCGAGAGGGTAAGTTCATAACCAGGGTGCTGCTGAAGAGCCCTCCCTCGGGGGAGGTGCTCAAGATAGATTCATTTTTGTACGTGCCGGCCGAGGGTAAGGCCGCTGCCAAGAAGGGCAAGGCCGGTGAGGAGGAGGCAGCGGAGGAGTCGGATGAGGAAGATGAACAGAAAGCGAGCGCCAGTAATTGA